Proteins encoded by one window of Paenibacillus sp. DCT19:
- a CDS encoding ABC transporter substrate-binding protein: MVVFVPEIEPDYRAPYFEEHGVQMVQSEQYQFNYEQLLGLAPDLIIMRGAGMEQAVYDELSKIAPTLAMDTNYEMNLAMPKLAAIFNKTEEANQLLVEFDEKAKLAREKIANGIGDKTVLVLRVESDRYRFMGPKAANSSVFFYDTLGLNSPEVIKDSDVWFNPFSLEFLSEMNPDYIFLEDRSLKGYDTKQSMENLKESIVWTNLDAVKNDRVYPLKTSDFTSGVGPIGSVKLMDYVVEKLVP, encoded by the coding sequence ATGGTGGTCTTTGTACCAGAGATAGAGCCAGACTATCGAGCACCTTATTTTGAGGAACATGGCGTGCAGATGGTGCAATCTGAGCAATATCAATTTAACTATGAACAACTGCTTGGACTAGCTCCGGATTTAATCATTATGAGGGGTGCGGGGATGGAGCAAGCTGTGTATGATGAACTATCAAAAATTGCGCCAACGCTAGCTATGGATACCAACTATGAGATGAATCTGGCTATGCCGAAGCTGGCCGCGATCTTCAATAAGACCGAGGAAGCCAACCAGTTATTAGTCGAATTCGATGAGAAGGCGAAGCTGGCTAGAGAGAAAATTGCCAATGGCATCGGAGACAAAACGGTTCTAGTGCTTCGAGTGGAAAGTGACCGTTATCGTTTCATGGGTCCCAAAGCGGCCAATAGCAGTGTGTTTTTCTATGATACATTGGGACTGAATAGCCCAGAGGTTATCAAAGATTCGGATGTCTGGTTTAATCCATTCTCACTCGAATTTCTCAGTGAAATGAATCCTGACTATATTTTCTTAGAAGACAGATCTTTGAAAGGCTATGATACGAAGCAGTCGATGGAAAACTTGAAAGAAAGCATTGTGTGGACGAACCTGGATGCGGTAAAAAATGATCGTGTGTACCCACTGAAAACGAGTGATTTTACATCAGGCGTAGGGCCAATCGGTTCCGTCAAACTGATGGATTATGTGGTTGAAAAGTTGGTGCCTTAA
- a CDS encoding V4R domain-containing protein has translation MLDYTFDDMKLINRDKLGSMVPLELFRTIRLIGLNQGLPMGGRSTTLTIGRKIGENLPVHTVEELLQLFEDLRIGIPRILHQEEHKMIVAVDDCFCKGLPTLEEEKLVCDLEGAILEGALTKMMQRRVTVKETKCNVSGHEHCEYEIRM, from the coding sequence ATGTTGGATTATACGTTTGACGATATGAAACTAATAAATCGCGACAAGCTAGGCAGCATGGTACCACTCGAGCTGTTTCGTACCATCCGTTTAATTGGATTGAACCAAGGGCTGCCGATGGGAGGCAGAAGCACAACATTAACGATTGGGCGTAAAATTGGAGAGAATCTCCCTGTACATACGGTTGAAGAGTTGCTGCAACTGTTTGAGGATTTACGGATTGGCATTCCCAGGATTTTGCACCAAGAGGAACATAAGATGATTGTTGCAGTGGATGACTGTTTCTGCAAAGGGCTGCCAACTCTGGAAGAAGAAAAACTGGTCTGTGATCTTGAGGGAGCAATTCTTGAGGGTGCACTGACGAAGATGATGCAGCGTAGAGTTACCGTGAAGGAAACGAAATGTAATGTGAGTGGACACGAGCACTGTGAATATGAGATCAGAATGTAG
- a CDS encoding PTS transporter subunit EIIC, which yields MHFISDVFRPLLPVILGAGLIKVLLGIILLLNQLISDDPMLTDEPIFNLLSMIANTPVYLLPVLIAVSTAYRLRSNVYVAATIGGFMFYPEVAMWLNGEKPARLFGITMVPQPSFYAAVPWVILAVWAASHLERKIDRRVPKAFQGIAGSVLSLGIIVPLMLVILSFVGKFVDEVGADWISSLVESSPVVGVMLLGIIFSLMYVAGLHYWLLPILIMELTYNGYSIVLPAMLAAMIGHAGAALAVALRSRKGETKRIAIWSTIVAVLGVPEPALYAVNMRMRVAFYSALLGGAVGDCIWDLHL from the coding sequence TTGCATTTTATATCCGATGTATTTAGACCATTACTGCCCGTGATTCTTGGGGCGGGGCTTATTAAGGTCCTGTTGGGCATCATTCTACTACTGAATCAACTCATATCCGATGATCCGATGTTGACGGATGAGCCTATATTCAATTTGCTGAGCATGATCGCAAATACCCCGGTATATCTACTACCTGTGCTAATCGCCGTTAGCACGGCTTACCGATTGAGAAGCAATGTGTATGTGGCTGCTACAATCGGAGGATTCATGTTCTACCCTGAGGTTGCCATGTGGTTAAACGGTGAGAAACCAGCTCGTTTGTTTGGTATCACAATGGTTCCACAACCTTCCTTCTATGCCGCAGTTCCATGGGTTATTTTAGCTGTATGGGCAGCATCACATCTGGAAAGAAAAATAGACCGCAGGGTACCTAAGGCATTTCAAGGGATAGCGGGTTCTGTATTAAGCTTAGGTATTATTGTGCCACTCATGTTAGTGATTCTAAGTTTCGTAGGAAAGTTCGTGGATGAGGTTGGAGCAGATTGGATCAGCTCACTAGTGGAGTCTTCCCCTGTAGTTGGCGTAATGTTGTTGGGCATCATCTTCTCCCTGATGTATGTTGCTGGACTACACTACTGGCTTTTGCCAATCCTCATAATGGAGTTGACTTATAATGGGTACTCTATTGTACTTCCTGCCATGTTAGCTGCTATGATTGGACATGCGGGTGCAGCGCTGGCAGTTGCCCTTCGAAGCAGAAAGGGTGAAACGAAAAGAATAGCCATATGGTCTACGATCGTCGCCGTTCTGGGTGTTCCTGAACCTGCGCTTTACGCAGTGAATATGAGGATGAGAGTAGCCTTTTATTCGGCACTACTGGGTGGAGCTGTAGGGGATTGTATATGGGACTTACATCTGTGA
- the hcp gene encoding hydroxylamine reductase, with the protein MFCYQCEQTPSGGCTVVGVCGKNETVASLQDTMIFALKGIAAYATHARQLGYTDPEVDRITHEALYMTLTNSNFNVQEHIDMAMQVGNAAIRIMDVLDRAHTERFGIPQPITVSQNQIEGHCIVVTGHNLYALEELLRQTEGKGINIYTHSEMLPAHGYPALKKYAHLKGNIGKAWYDQRRLFEQFPGAILATTNCVMPIKGTYADRFFSYEVAGLEGVEKVENDDFSRLIERALSLPVANVQSEQVLTTGYHHETVIGLAPEIIQAVKDGHIRRFFVIAGCDAPGKGGNYYRELATSLPNDTVILTTSCGKFRFNDVDYGTVGDTGIPRYIDLGQCNNSGSTVKIAMALADAFGCSVNELPVSIVLSWFEQKAVAILLGLFSLGIQDIRIGPKPPEFISSGVLEVLVEMFGLKLITTAEEDMNAMLALS; encoded by the coding sequence ATGTTTTGTTATCAGTGTGAACAGACGCCTAGTGGGGGTTGTACCGTCGTTGGGGTATGTGGAAAAAATGAAACAGTAGCCAGTTTGCAGGATACGATGATCTTTGCTTTAAAAGGAATTGCCGCTTATGCCACGCATGCACGGCAGTTGGGATATACCGATCCTGAAGTAGATCGGATTACGCATGAAGCCTTATACATGACACTAACGAATTCCAATTTTAATGTTCAAGAGCATATTGATATGGCAATGCAAGTGGGTAATGCGGCTATTCGCATTATGGATGTGCTGGATCGGGCGCACACAGAACGCTTCGGTATTCCGCAGCCCATCACGGTTAGTCAGAATCAGATTGAAGGACATTGTATTGTAGTGACAGGACATAATCTGTATGCTCTGGAGGAGCTGCTGCGGCAGACCGAGGGGAAAGGCATCAACATTTATACGCATTCCGAGATGTTGCCAGCACACGGTTATCCTGCACTGAAGAAGTATGCGCATTTGAAAGGAAATATCGGTAAGGCTTGGTATGATCAGCGTAGACTGTTCGAACAGTTCCCTGGAGCTATTCTGGCGACAACAAACTGTGTAATGCCGATTAAAGGAACGTATGCAGATCGCTTCTTCTCCTACGAAGTTGCCGGATTGGAAGGCGTTGAGAAGGTAGAGAACGATGATTTCTCACGCTTAATTGAGCGAGCTTTGTCATTGCCTGTAGCAAACGTACAATCGGAACAGGTACTAACTACGGGGTATCACCATGAAACAGTCATCGGACTGGCACCGGAGATTATCCAAGCAGTCAAAGATGGACATATCCGCCGATTCTTCGTCATCGCAGGCTGTGATGCACCAGGTAAAGGCGGCAACTATTACCGGGAGTTGGCAACATCTCTGCCGAATGATACGGTAATCCTAACAACCTCCTGCGGTAAATTCCGCTTCAATGATGTGGATTATGGCACTGTAGGTGATACCGGTATTCCCCGTTATATCGATCTGGGGCAATGTAATAACTCCGGTTCTACAGTAAAAATCGCTATGGCATTAGCTGATGCTTTCGGTTGTAGCGTGAATGAATTGCCTGTCAGCATTGTGCTGTCATGGTTCGAACAGAAGGCTGTTGCGATCTTGCTGGGCTTGTTCAGCTTAGGCATTCAGGATATTCGCATTGGACCGAAGCCGCCGGAGTTCATCTCGTCAGGAGTATTGGAAGTGTTGGTAGAGATGTTTGGCCTGAAACTCATTACAACTGCTGAAGAAGACATGAATGCAATGCTGGCACTGTCTTAA
- a CDS encoding ABC transporter substrate-binding protein, producing MKKSLNGLLLMLVFALVLAGCGQSTSTTNDTSKEADSGSAPTEETAGPVTVKHNRGELKLDKPAERVVTLEWTYTEDVVALGVQPVGNADNANYKVYVTSEAALDDSVTDIGTRSEPNLEAIAALKPDLIIANADNNNAVYDQLNAIAPTLEFDPYNGDGYNYDKMTEIFNSIATALGKEDKAKEVLADLDQHYEEAKQKLADAGKSDFHFALTQAFTYQNAASLRMFTDNSVVIGTLDKIGLINDWQPDKLEGYGFSTVGIESLSAVQDSNFIYITQPDDDVFGTAMKDNSVWNGLNFVKDKRTYQLDSTTWTFGGPISSKVLVDGVVGAITQ from the coding sequence ATGAAAAAGAGTTTGAACGGACTTTTGTTGATGCTAGTATTCGCGCTTGTGCTGGCAGGGTGTGGTCAATCTACTAGCACTACGAATGATACAAGCAAAGAAGCCGATTCGGGCAGTGCCCCTACTGAAGAGACAGCAGGCCCTGTAACGGTGAAGCATAATCGTGGTGAGCTTAAATTAGACAAGCCTGCAGAACGAGTTGTTACATTGGAATGGACTTATACCGAAGATGTGGTTGCTCTGGGCGTTCAGCCAGTAGGTAACGCAGACAACGCTAACTATAAAGTGTACGTGACTTCCGAAGCTGCTCTCGACGATAGTGTGACGGATATTGGAACACGCAGTGAGCCAAACTTGGAGGCCATTGCTGCCCTCAAACCCGATCTAATCATTGCAAATGCTGATAATAATAATGCTGTTTATGATCAACTGAATGCAATTGCACCAACGCTTGAATTTGATCCATACAACGGCGATGGTTATAACTATGACAAAATGACAGAGATCTTCAATTCGATTGCAACTGCACTTGGAAAAGAGGATAAAGCGAAGGAAGTTCTTGCTGACCTTGATCAGCATTATGAAGAAGCGAAACAAAAGCTGGCTGATGCGGGTAAATCAGACTTCCACTTTGCACTGACACAGGCATTTACCTACCAAAACGCTGCAAGCTTGCGTATGTTTACGGATAACTCCGTTGTAATTGGTACTTTGGACAAAATTGGACTTATTAATGACTGGCAGCCGGACAAATTGGAAGGATACGGATTCTCCACAGTAGGCATTGAATCCCTGTCTGCCGTACAAGATAGCAACTTTATTTATATCACACAGCCAGATGATGACGTGTTTGGTACGGCAATGAAAGATAATTCCGTTTGGAATGGACTGAACTTTGTTAAAGACAAACGCACATATCAATTGGACAGCACAACATGGACATTTGGTGGGCCAATCTCATCCAAAGTTCTCGTTGATGGAGTCGTTGGAGCGATTACGCAATGA
- a CDS encoding helix-turn-helix domain-containing protein, with protein sequence MNPAEQGWIAEWHSTKPLTDKWIATGELHYFHHHAFILIVDGKATWSISGQKVHVSYGQLIALQQDSVIEVVDGGNMDLAGWLVEFNTYFIIHDEGRMATFDWKTPTSLSYQSVQLMAGDLARISQHMNAGSSAKHARWVSKQLLIHELLNVVYENQPSEEQTVEQGLLRSIAHMTSHYDENITRNQLAQIAGLSPWHYSRKFSERYGKPPLDYLTHYRMYRAQEELILTTETSQNIAKKVGYEDAHYFSRRFKQFAGTSPRSYITTLSERKIVCLSPLCAEVLIGIGIIPYAVVVVPLLVPPDQHELFVSHGIRILPTSQYELNVELIQQEQPEMIIGNVWADELKQSLRTIAPLITGLKMDAEILLQQLAAIFHKQEEAAAIHMRMKDSVSSARQQLQETIQASAKVMVLRVEPFGYRYLGGYSHGVSRLLYQQLGLTLPDSLQAGEAWFNPCSIEQLKMADPDILFVEKRVMEHFNAEESMNYLTSTPAWNGLKAVRNNRVFYVDTRLWVDGYGLIGHTQILHQIMEKLTNIDHAGAQ encoded by the coding sequence ATGAATCCAGCAGAACAGGGGTGGATTGCGGAATGGCATTCTACTAAACCACTAACGGACAAATGGATTGCAACAGGTGAACTGCATTATTTTCATCATCATGCGTTCATTCTTATTGTTGATGGCAAAGCCACTTGGAGTATCAGCGGTCAGAAGGTTCATGTGTCCTACGGACAACTGATTGCATTACAACAAGATTCGGTAATTGAAGTTGTAGATGGTGGAAATATGGATCTGGCGGGATGGCTTGTGGAGTTCAATACCTATTTCATCATACATGATGAGGGGCGTATGGCTACTTTTGATTGGAAAACTCCTACAAGTCTCTCTTACCAATCTGTACAGTTAATGGCTGGAGACTTGGCGAGAATCAGTCAGCACATGAATGCAGGATCGTCCGCGAAGCATGCGCGATGGGTAAGCAAACAGCTCCTCATACACGAACTGCTAAATGTTGTATATGAGAACCAGCCAAGCGAAGAGCAGACCGTTGAACAGGGGCTTCTTCGTTCCATTGCTCATATGACTAGTCATTATGATGAGAATATTACCCGCAATCAATTGGCTCAGATTGCAGGACTAAGTCCATGGCATTATTCCCGCAAGTTCAGCGAACGTTATGGTAAGCCACCGCTAGATTATCTGACGCATTACCGAATGTATCGAGCTCAGGAAGAACTGATATTAACCACCGAAACATCACAGAATATAGCCAAAAAGGTAGGCTATGAGGATGCCCACTATTTCAGTCGTAGATTCAAACAATTTGCTGGCACGTCTCCTCGAAGTTATATCACAACCTTATCAGAACGTAAAATTGTATGTCTTTCCCCACTCTGTGCCGAAGTACTCATCGGAATAGGCATAATACCATATGCCGTTGTCGTCGTACCGCTGCTAGTACCACCCGATCAGCATGAACTTTTTGTATCTCACGGTATACGTATATTGCCAACTTCTCAATATGAATTGAATGTGGAACTAATCCAACAAGAGCAGCCAGAGATGATTATTGGCAATGTGTGGGCGGATGAATTGAAGCAGAGCCTGCGCACAATTGCACCACTAATTACGGGACTGAAAATGGATGCCGAGATTCTACTACAGCAGTTAGCAGCTATTTTTCATAAACAAGAGGAAGCTGCTGCCATTCATATGCGGATGAAAGATTCAGTGAGTTCGGCACGGCAGCAATTGCAAGAAACTATCCAAGCTTCTGCGAAAGTTATGGTATTGCGTGTGGAACCATTTGGATATCGCTATTTAGGAGGTTATTCGCACGGGGTGTCCAGATTACTCTACCAGCAGCTTGGTTTAACTCTTCCAGACTCCTTGCAGGCTGGAGAAGCCTGGTTCAATCCTTGCTCAATCGAACAATTGAAAATGGCTGATCCGGATATTCTGTTTGTGGAGAAACGTGTCATGGAACATTTCAATGCGGAAGAGAGCATGAATTATTTAACGAGTACTCCGGCATGGAATGGATTAAAGGCTGTGAGGAATAATCGGGTATTTTACGTGGATACTCGCTTGTGGGTGGATGGATATGGACTCATCGGGCATACTCAGATATTGCATCAGATCATGGAGAAGTTGACGAATATTGATCACGCTGGAGCACAATAA
- a CDS encoding CueP family metal-binding protein → MKKTMWIMASIVVVMVLGTYLVATNTGREEAGTVNATNVRKLVEDISTGKESPVSASIDAKQLIVTDQDKHTTTYDLPQDDFFLSIAPYVAQTHPCEIHSLTGCQGEMINEQFSVTIHDSEGNSFMKESVMKSGANGFMDMWLPRDRTYLIRVVHNGKVAETQLSTYEKDNTCITTMQLS, encoded by the coding sequence ATGAAAAAAACAATGTGGATCATGGCAAGTATAGTGGTTGTGATGGTGTTAGGAACCTATCTAGTTGCAACCAACACTGGCAGGGAAGAGGCAGGTACAGTGAATGCGACCAATGTTAGAAAATTGGTTGAAGATATCAGTACGGGTAAAGAGTCGCCTGTGTCTGCCTCTATTGATGCTAAACAATTAATAGTCACAGATCAAGATAAACACACGACAACCTATGATTTGCCTCAGGATGACTTCTTTCTGTCCATTGCGCCTTATGTGGCGCAGACGCATCCCTGTGAAATTCATAGCCTGACCGGTTGTCAGGGGGAAATGATCAACGAGCAGTTTAGTGTAACGATTCATGATTCTGAGGGTAACAGCTTCATGAAGGAATCTGTAATGAAGTCAGGTGCCAACGGATTTATGGATATGTGGCTGCCGAGAGATCGAACCTATCTCATTCGTGTCGTTCATAATGGAAAAGTTGCGGAGACTCAGTTGTCTACATATGAAAAGGATAATACGTGCATCACAACAATGCAGCTAAGTTAA
- a CDS encoding NAD(P)/FAD-dependent oxidoreductase: protein MKKQQLVDIYDVTIVGGGPAGMYAAFYSGMRAMRTKIIEAKAELGGFMRTYPEKMIWDVGGVEPVRCEQLINSLEKQAKTFDPTIVFGQEIAGMEKREDGVFVLTSKTGEQHYTRTILLCAGRGMTQIQKLDIEGANRYELTNLHYTITDLSRFAGKRVLISGGGNSAIDWANEMMGLAGEVIVVHRRHEFAGHEEPVAQMKAFAQVMTPYRISRLYGAGDKIDCVELAHMESGEIKQIEVDEVVVSHGYDRDFGNLVQWGLEREDYGVTVDPNMRTSIPGVFGAGDFITYQSKVRLIAGAFTDAVLAVNSASNYLDPTATHTAGVSSHNVRFYEKNKALSNR, encoded by the coding sequence ATGAAAAAACAGCAATTAGTGGATATTTATGATGTTACTATTGTCGGTGGTGGGCCAGCGGGAATGTATGCCGCATTTTATAGTGGAATGCGAGCAATGCGCACCAAAATTATAGAGGCTAAAGCGGAACTAGGCGGATTTATGCGCACATATCCAGAGAAGATGATTTGGGATGTGGGCGGAGTAGAGCCTGTTCGGTGCGAGCAATTGATTAATTCTTTGGAGAAACAGGCGAAGACGTTTGATCCAACGATTGTGTTTGGACAGGAAATAGCGGGGATGGAAAAACGTGAGGATGGTGTATTTGTACTTACTAGCAAAACGGGAGAGCAACACTATACACGTACAATTCTGCTATGTGCTGGTAGAGGCATGACTCAGATCCAGAAACTTGATATCGAGGGCGCCAACCGCTATGAACTCACCAATCTTCATTATACAATTACGGATCTATCCAGATTCGCCGGGAAACGTGTTCTAATCTCTGGTGGGGGCAATTCTGCGATTGACTGGGCGAACGAAATGATGGGTTTGGCAGGGGAAGTAATTGTAGTACACAGACGCCATGAATTTGCGGGGCATGAGGAACCTGTAGCCCAGATGAAAGCTTTTGCTCAAGTGATGACACCGTACCGCATCTCTCGACTATACGGTGCAGGGGACAAAATTGATTGTGTTGAACTTGCTCATATGGAGAGCGGGGAGATCAAACAAATTGAAGTGGATGAGGTAGTCGTAAGTCATGGTTATGATCGTGATTTTGGCAACCTGGTACAGTGGGGACTCGAGCGGGAAGATTACGGAGTAACCGTTGATCCAAACATGCGTACCAGTATACCTGGTGTCTTTGGAGCAGGTGATTTTATTACTTATCAAAGTAAAGTTCGCTTGATTGCCGGGGCTTTTACCGATGCCGTACTTGCCGTGAACAGTGCTAGCAACTATCTGGACCCGACAGCTACACATACGGCGGGGGTATCCTCGCATAATGTTCGGTTCTATGAGAAAAATAAAGCTCTCTCCAACAGGTAG
- a CDS encoding tetratricopeptide repeat protein: MNTYPELKGINKIIYQHVESILKKINQRIHFRLFAIASAEGTSDKIYRVKKSISTATKLPKGINPRYEYINDSMQDITQVYKELGLRKEMSLSSDKLQDLIKSSQKYYLHNDTGLQNQVTTSSKKSDVSLKKNSYREFVEVNQMLYAGLFVVNNGQASSQYEIVYLLEIRNLEQNVQDIYYNKPGLSIIRMLLDYFFLDFFADSRLKLVSQSEISTEKILSKKYNEDELQFMRRVVRLFFGKMQTILKYGESYEIEHQNKLRSEYYINNLLDKIDDISTKTYEGANPFGSILFLEKSEIENQKQTGSVKFSIKFKADDLISLEDAKRIRKLLELTNIEKHLYLISDGDHVYGLGEVQWPRLMGKFHFRIDFKGISKYSLSYINFTEHLSNEGQLIVDEGQLVYRSNNDLRMKDDMLVSVIFKNPKLGEEGYTSERMISIIQEQFKDENSSLMDESVFNLEQVIRKAREQHHGTMVVITDRATADEELVKLKKQSTLIEPTIVDPNHIKFLTAIDGAIYFDTSGECHAIGVILDGIAQERQGDASRGARYNSAYRYYSKLEGFGKKCIIVIISEDGMIDVIPSLDDGEQVLTLIEEMVDFLDQEHEKSEFDDLFNEKEKELSKLKVSDFHCYFTLARKLESKEKYDKARVYFDKAFDIAGNSFIPAKYYNWQGLCYFSLGHFSEAAGIFETAISLDDVDDKPFYYANAARAYGKMAEGLNKTENKKMLFKSLGLYEQATNNSNLSNHVKANLSDWYNSKGLTYYLLIKETKDEVERMSMLQKEINSYSTAIEIDPDDDVLYLNRAESYKVLGDKIGEVKDHVRAYLLNPENADSIKEIDEILTGNTNILSEVSRLYSDLLADEKVQPNDELERMILKIEGHREVISTKLEVATGTEKS; encoded by the coding sequence GTGAATACTTATCCAGAGTTGAAGGGAATTAATAAAATTATCTATCAGCATGTAGAATCTATACTAAAAAAAATTAATCAGCGAATCCATTTTAGGTTATTTGCTATAGCTTCGGCAGAAGGGACCTCTGATAAGATTTATAGAGTCAAGAAGAGTATTTCAACTGCAACTAAATTGCCAAAAGGAATAAATCCCAGATATGAATATATAAATGATTCAATGCAAGACATAACTCAAGTGTACAAAGAATTAGGACTTAGAAAAGAAATGTCATTATCAAGTGATAAACTACAAGATTTAATTAAATCTAGTCAAAAATACTATTTACATAATGATACGGGATTACAAAATCAAGTCACAACATCTTCCAAAAAATCTGATGTCTCTTTGAAAAAAAACTCTTATAGGGAGTTTGTAGAAGTTAACCAGATGCTTTACGCAGGACTGTTTGTAGTTAATAATGGACAGGCAAGCAGCCAATACGAAATAGTTTATTTATTGGAAATCAGAAATTTGGAGCAGAATGTTCAAGATATTTATTACAACAAACCAGGACTTTCAATTATTCGAATGTTGTTGGATTATTTTTTCTTAGACTTTTTTGCCGACAGTAGGTTAAAACTAGTATCTCAATCTGAGATTTCTACAGAAAAAATATTGAGCAAGAAGTACAATGAAGATGAGCTTCAATTTATGAGAAGAGTAGTTCGATTATTTTTTGGGAAAATGCAAACGATACTCAAATACGGTGAAAGCTATGAAATTGAGCATCAAAATAAACTTAGAAGTGAATATTATATTAATAACTTATTGGACAAAATTGATGATATATCCACAAAGACATATGAGGGAGCCAATCCATTCGGCTCCATATTGTTTCTAGAGAAATCAGAGATTGAGAATCAAAAGCAGACTGGCTCAGTGAAATTTTCGATTAAGTTTAAAGCAGATGATTTAATAAGTTTAGAGGATGCTAAACGAATTAGAAAATTACTCGAACTAACAAATATTGAGAAACATCTGTATCTGATTTCAGATGGTGATCATGTGTATGGTCTAGGAGAGGTTCAGTGGCCCAGATTAATGGGGAAATTCCACTTTCGGATCGATTTCAAAGGTATATCTAAATATAGTCTTAGCTATATTAATTTTACTGAGCATCTTTCTAATGAGGGTCAACTTATTGTTGATGAGGGACAGCTAGTTTATCGTTCAAATAATGATCTTAGAATGAAAGATGATATGTTAGTATCTGTTATTTTCAAGAATCCAAAGCTTGGGGAGGAAGGATACACATCAGAACGCATGATATCTATCATCCAAGAACAATTTAAAGATGAGAATTCATCTTTAATGGATGAAAGTGTATTTAATTTGGAGCAGGTGATACGAAAGGCTCGTGAGCAGCATCATGGAACAATGGTGGTTATTACTGATCGTGCTACAGCAGATGAAGAACTTGTTAAATTAAAGAAACAGTCTACATTAATCGAGCCCACAATAGTTGATCCCAATCACATCAAGTTTTTGACAGCTATTGATGGCGCAATTTATTTTGATACGAGCGGAGAATGTCATGCAATTGGCGTTATACTCGATGGTATCGCTCAAGAGAGGCAAGGGGATGCTAGCCGTGGAGCAAGATATAATTCTGCTTATCGCTACTATTCAAAATTAGAGGGATTCGGAAAAAAATGTATTATTGTCATTATATCAGAAGATGGAATGATCGATGTGATCCCCTCATTGGATGATGGAGAGCAAGTACTCACATTGATAGAGGAGATGGTTGATTTTCTGGATCAAGAACATGAAAAATCAGAATTTGATGATCTCTTCAATGAGAAAGAGAAAGAGTTGAGTAAACTTAAAGTTTCTGATTTTCATTGTTATTTTACACTGGCTAGAAAGTTAGAATCAAAAGAGAAATATGATAAGGCAAGAGTTTATTTTGATAAAGCTTTTGATATTGCCGGAAATTCTTTCATACCAGCGAAGTATTACAACTGGCAAGGTTTATGCTACTTCTCATTAGGACACTTCTCGGAAGCTGCTGGTATTTTCGAGACTGCAATTAGCCTTGATGATGTAGATGACAAGCCATTCTACTACGCGAATGCCGCTAGGGCATATGGCAAGATGGCTGAAGGATTGAATAAAACTGAAAATAAAAAAATGCTCTTTAAGAGCTTAGGTCTATATGAACAGGCTACTAATAATTCTAATTTGAGTAATCATGTGAAAGCTAATCTAAGTGATTGGTATAATAGTAAAGGTCTAACCTACTATTTATTAATTAAAGAAACTAAGGATGAGGTAGAAAGAATGAGTATGCTACAAAAAGAAATTAATTCATACTCGACTGCGATAGAGATAGACCCAGATGATGATGTTTTATACTTGAACAGAGCGGAAAGTTATAAAGTATTAGGGGATAAAATTGGTGAGGTCAAAGACCACGTTCGAGCCTATCTTTTGAACCCAGAAAATGCAGATAGTATTAAAGAAATAGATGAAATACTTACAGGAAACACAAATATTTTATCAGAAGTTTCCAGGTTATATTCTGATTTGTTAGCTGATGAGAAAGTTCAACCAAATGATGAGTTAGAGAGAATGATTTTAAAAATTGAGGGGCATAGAGAAGTTATATCAACCAAGTTGGAGGTGGCAACTGGTACTGAGAAAAGCTAA